One Bosea sp. 124 genomic window, GCGACCCGCGAGATGAAGGTCAAGATGCTGGGCATCAGCCCGGAGGCGACCGCCAAGCTCGGCGCCCAGCTCGGCACCGCGGCGATCACGGTTCCAGCCGGCACCTATCCGTTCCAGCCGCAGGCGATCCCAACCGTCACCGGCAGCGTCGTGCTATTCGCGGCCAGCGAGATGAAGAACGAGGATGCGGCGGCGATCGTCGAGGGGATGCTGAAGAACTTCGACTATCTCAAGCAGGCCCATGCCACGATGGCGCGCCTCGAGCCCGTCAACCTCACCCAGACCGCGCCGCTAGCGCTCCATCCGGGCGCGGAGATGGCCTATCGGAAGGCCGGCCTGATCAAGTGAAAGGTGCCGTGCGGAGCTGATCGATGCCGATTTCGCGAGGTGCCCCGATGCCGCTCCTGCTGAAGCTCCTCGCGCCGGGACAGTCGCGCCGGCTCGACGCCCCCGAGCAGTGGACCGTCCACATCGTCGGCGTCGCGGCCGGCCTGCTGCTACTGGCGATGTCCTTCGGCTGGTATGTCAACCGCGAGATCGCGCTGTTCCTCTTCCTCGGAGCAGTCCTGTCGCTGGCCTTCCTGACCACGACCGCCAATCCGCTGCGACAGACCGGCCGCTCCTGGCCGGCCTGGGGTTTGGTCGCACTGTCGGTCGCCTCCTGCGGCTATTTCATCGCGATGCATCCGGTGCACGAGTTGCGCCTGCCGATGATCGACGAGCTCTCGACCCTCGACATCGCCGCCTCGATGGTCCTGATCGCGCTGGTGATGGAAGCGACGCGACGCTGCATCGGGATGATCCTCGTCGTCCTCGTCTCGACGTTCCTCGCTTATGCGATCTTCGGCAACAGGCTGACGGGCTCCTTCGCCCATCGCGGTTTCAGCACGCAGGAGATCGTCGACCATCTCGTCTTTTCGACCAACGGCCTGTTCGGCCCGGCGCTGGAGGTGGCGGCCTTCCTCGTCGTCGTCTTCGTCATCTTCGGCGCGCTGCTGGACCGGATCGGCGGCGCCGACTTCTTCTATGACGTCGCCAACAGCCTCGTCGGCAAGCAGGTCGGCGGGGCGAGCAAGGTCGCGGTCGTCTCGTCGGGCCTCTACGGCTCGATCTCGGGATCGCCGACGGCCGACGTCGTCACCACCGGCTCCTTCAGCATCCCGCTGATGATCCGGACCGGCGTCAGCCGCACCTATGCCGGCGCCATCGAATCCGCGGCATCGACGGGCGGTGCGCTGCTGCCGCCGGTGATGGGCTCGGCGGCCTTCCTGATGACCGACTTCACCGGCATTCCCTATGCGACGATCGCCCTGTCGGCGCTGGTGCCTGCCCTGCTCTACTACCAGTCGGTCTTCCTTGCCGCGCATTTCCGGGCGCATCGGGATGGCCTCCAGCCGATGTCGCATGGCGAGGCTCCCTCGATCCTGACCGTGCTGCGGCGCGACTGGCTGTATCTGGTTCCGATCGGCCTTCTGGTCTGGGGCGTGCTCAGTCTCAACCGGCCGTCCTTCGCCGGTGCCATCGCCTGCGCCGCGCTGCTGCCCGTCGCCCTGCTGCGGCAGAAGAACCCGGTTCAGCTCGTCAAGACGCTGTTCTTCGGTCTCAGCGACGGCATGCGCGGCATGATCGGCGTCGGTGTCGCCTGCGCCATCGCCGGGCTCGTCGTCGGCACGCTCTCGATGACCGACCTCACCGGCAAGATCAGCTCGGGCCTGTTCCACATGGCCGGCGGCAGCCCGATCCTGACGATCATCGTGGCTGCCTTCGTCATCATCGTGCTCGGCATGGGCATGCCGACGCCGGCGGTCTATGCGCTCTCGGCCGTGCTGGCGGCCCCGGCGCTGATCGCGCTCGGCATCGCGGTGCTGCCGGCGCATCTCTTCATCGTCTATATCGCCTCGATGTCGGCGATCACGCCGCCGGTCGCCGTTGCGGCCTTCGCGGCGGCCTCGATCGCCAAGGCCAATCCGGTGATGATCGCGCTCGTCGCCTGCCGGATCGCGATGGTCGCCTTCATCCTGCCCTTCGTCTTCATGTACCAGCCCGCGCTGCTCATGATCGGTTCGCTCTGGCAGATCATCGCGGCCGTCGGAGCGGTGGCGCTCGGGGTGCTGGCGCTCAATGCCGCGTTCGAGGGCTACTACATCGTCATGCTCGACCTGACGAAGCGCGCCCTGCTCTTTGCAGCCGGCATCGGCCTGTTCCTGCCGTTCCAGAATTCACAGATCGCGGGAGCCGTCCTGCTGGCTGCGGTGACGGCATGGCTCTGGACCGGCCGCCGGGCCGCGCAGACGGCGCCCCGAATCGCGTAGAGTCGGCGCGCTCAGTTCCCGAGATCGCGGGCGACGCGGAAGCCTGCAACCTGATCGCGGATGCCGGGATCGCTGACGATCCGGGCATCGAGCGTGCGCATCGCCGGCGGATCGGCCCAGGAACCGCCCCTGAGGATGCGGCCCTCGACCTCGTTGCAGACAGGTGGCGGAAAGGGTTGACCGGGAACCGACGGATCGGGCGGACAGGTATCCACCCACTCCCAAAGATTGCCGCTGAGATCGGAGATGCCCCAGGCGGTCGCGGCGAAGCTGCCGGCCGGTGCGGTGTTGCGGAAGCCGTCCCGGCAGGGTGCGACCGTCCAGCCCGGATTGCCCTGCTTCGCGCTCTCGTCGGCGCCGTTGCCGATGGCGCAGAGCCGCGCGGGATCGGCCATCTCCTTCGCCGAACCGGCCGCGACATGGTGCCATTCCGGGTCCGAGAGCAAACGGTAGCGCTGGCCGCTGCGCTTCGACAGCCAGGCGAGATAGGCCCTGGCGTCGCCATGACTGACGCAGGCGACGGGGTCGCTTTCCGTCTGAGGGTAGCCCGGATCCTGCCAGGACAGGGTCGGATCGAGCTTCCAGACCGGCGCGCGGACGTGGCAACCGATCTCGACGACATGGCCCGACTGCGCGACGAAGGCCCGATACTGCGCCCGCGTAACCTCGAAACGGCCAACGGCGAAGGGTTGCGGCAGGCTGGCCTCGACGATCCGCGGCGTGGCGCCGGTCGAGAGCTGGATGCGGACATCGCCCTCGGGCACGAGGACGAGTTCCGGGCAGTCGGCGCAGTCGCGGAAGGTCTCGCCCGAGCCCGGCTTGAGCCAGAGCCGCGTGCTGCCGGCGGCGAGATCGACATAGCCCAGAGCCGTCAGCCGCGCCGCGATCCTGGCCTTGTCCACCCCGGCGGCCATGAGTTCGAGCAGCGCCGCGCGGTTGGTGGTGGCGGCGATGCGCTCGGCCAGTTCGACGGCCGGATCCTTCGGCGGAGCCAGCGGGATCAGCTTCAGCGTGGGAGCTACAGCACCTGCCTGGGGCGGCTTCGGCTGGGCCAGGGAGTGGGACGCCGTCATCAGCAGGGCGATTCCGGCCGCGATGGCCGGGAATGCGGTTAGCAGCAGGGGCGATTTCGGCTGCCGGTTTGCTCCCGACAGGCAGCGACGCAGCCGGCCCGGAGCAATGCGAGACCAGGTCATGCGCAGGGCGCCGTCTTGAATTCGACGCGGCGATCGACCGCCGTGCTGGCGTCGTCGCGCGGCAGCCCGACCAGCGCCTCGCGATAGCCGACACCGGAAGGGCGCAAGCGTTGGGAGATGCCCGGCGCCTGCCCGGCCATCAGCGAGGCGATGCGCTCGGCACGGTCGCGGGAGAGCCGGTCGTTCAGATCCTCCGGGCCGGTGCGGCTGGCATGGCCGACGACCTCGAGGCAGACACCGGCCCTGGTGGCGCGCGATGCGATCTCGCGCAACCAGGCGGGATAGCTCGCCGACAGCTTGCGATCGGCGTTGAAGGCCGTCGAGTTCGGCTCGAACAGGAACTTCACGCCGAGCTGGCCGAGCGAGAAGCCGCGTTCGACCATCTGGCCAAAGGTCTGGTCGGCCTCGCCGGTCTCGCCCAGCGCGGTATAGGACAGATAGAGCCCGTTCAGGACGCGGAGCTGGTCGCCGCCTGGTTGATCCTTGGCCTCGCGGTAAAGATCGCGCGCCTTGCGGTGATCGCCAGCCTCATAGGCAGCAGTCGCCTCGCGGATGCGGGCGGCGGCCCCGAGCTGATCGAGATAGGCCGGTGCTACGGGCGTGCCCGGCTGCGACTTCTGGCAGGCCTCGATATAGGCCTTCGTCGCAGCGTCCATGCCCCAGACCGGGCTGTCGGAATAGGAAGCGGCCGGAGCGATGTCGACATTGCCGATGAGGGCGCGCGAGACGCTGCGGGCATAGACGGTCCTGGCCTCGCGCTCGACCAAAGCGAAGCAGATCCAGAAGGCATCCTTCTCAGCCCCCGGCTGGCCGGCATTGTTGATCGTGTTGAAGGTGCCGATGAAGACGAAGCGCGCCCTGGCGACGTTCTCTGGCGTGAAGGCCAGGACCTTCACATGCGGATAGCGCTCGGCGACGAGTTCGGCGATGCGCCTGTCGAAACCGCGTGTCGCGGCCGACTGGATGCCGGTGACGCCGTCGATCAGCGGATCGATCACGATGGTGACGTCGCCGGCGCCGACTGGCACCTTTGCAAAGAGGTCGGTCGCAGCCTTCATGAAGGCCTGTTCGAGCGGCACCAGCGCCGGCGCCATGACCGCCGCGGCGGGCTGGGCGATCGCGGCAGGCGCGCTGCCGACGGCAGCGAGAGCCAGCATGACGGTGGTGGTCAGCACGCGCAGTGTCACGCGGCGGCGGCAAACACCGTCACGGCCGGGCCCGGCATCCCGATGCTGACGAACGAGGATTGAAGCCTGGACCATAACGTCATCTCCCTTTGAGCGATCCGTGCACCGGGCCAACCGGAGCAGCGCGTGCCGTAAGAATGTACGAAAATGGCTAACCTGCCTGTCCCGCAGGGAACAGCCGCATCACGCGGCCTCCAGCGCGGTGAAAACCTCGACCTCGCCCAGGCCACGCAGTTCGACGCGAGCGAGTGGGCGAACGCGCTGCGGCCCACACCGCTCCGCCGCCACCGGCCCGATGCAGATCGAGGAGTCGAGCTCCTTGTTGAGCGCTTCGAGCCTCGCCGCCATATTCACCGCATCGCCATGGGCGGTGTAGTCGAGCTTCGCGCCGACACCGACATCGCCGACGATGGCAATGCCGGCCTCGATGCCCTGGCGGGTGCGACCGAGCCTGACCGTCGCGGCGAGGCCACGGGCACGATAATCTTCCGTCCAGGCCAGGATCGCGACTGCGCAGGCGACGGCACGCTGCGGGTGGTCAGCGAGGTCGAGCGGCGCGTTGAAGAAGGCGTGCACCGCGTCGCCAACGAGCTTGTCGACCATGCCGCCATGCTCGCCGACGATGCGCGTCACGCCCTCGAAATAGCCGTCCAGCACGCTGACCAGTTGCTCGGGACCAATGTCGCGCGTCATCTGGGTGAAACCCTCGATGTCGGTGAACAGGGCGGTGATCTCGCGTCTCTCGCCGGAGAGCCTGAGGCTGGCAGGGTTGGCGATGATGCGCTCGACCACCCCCGGCGCAAGGTGCTGCTCGAAGCGACGGCGCAGACGCGCCTCGCGCAGACGTGTTTCCGAGAAGCCCGCCAGCGAGGTCGCGAGGAAGGCGGCCGCGCCCGAGGCCGCCGGCGTCAGCGGATCGAGCAGCAGGTCCGCCGCGGCGAGCCCGAGGGCGCCGAGGATGAGGCAGAGCAGAAGCGTCGCTAGCACGGGTGCGGCCGATGCCGGCCGCAGATGGCGTCCGACCGCGGTTGCGGTCAGGACCACCAGGAGCGCAGCCGCGATCTCCCAGGCCCAGCCCTGGACGGGCCGGCCCGGCATCACACCGGCCGCAATCTGGCGGACGGCATCGGCCTGAAGCAGCGACGACGCGGTAAGCGGATCGCGCGCGCTCGCCCGCAACGCGCCGAGTTCGGGCGCGAAACCGCCGATAAAGACGATCGCTCCGGCAAGCGGCGCGAGATCGGCGCCGCCATTCAAGATATCGGAGGCGCGCAGCGTCGAGACGGCTGCCGTGCCGGGCACCAGACGCAGCAGACCGTCCGATGGCAACGGGCGCGACAGCGGTCCGAGACTGAAACGGGCCGGATCGGCCGAGAGCAGGTAGCCCGAGGCGCCGACGGCGAGGCGCAGCGCCTCGAGCGCCAGGCCGGGGCGGATGCCGTCGCCGACCGCGACGAAGAGCGGGACGCGGCGGACCATGCCGTCCTCGTCGCCCGGAAGGGACAAGGTGCCGGCGCCTGCAGCCTCGGAGGCCAGCACGGCCGGCGGTCCGGTCGCGCCGTTCTCGCGCCAGAGGGAGCCGAACCGCACGCCTTCACGCATCAGGACCGGAATCTCGGCGACCTCGTCGCGCCCACGCGGATCGAGGACCCAGCCGAGCGCGACGGAGCCCGCAGCGACGGCCTCGGCCAACGCCTTGTCGCCATCGACGAGCGTCTGCGCCAACACACGGAACTCGGCGCGACCCGTCTGTGCGGCGAGCTGGCGGGCGAGTGCGGCCGGGGAGCGCGTATCCTCCCCCGCCAGCAGCATGTCGAGCGCGACGGCCGCCGGTTTGGCGGCATTCACCGTGGCAATCAGGCGGGCGAGCGTCTCGCGCGGCCACGGCCAGGGGCCGATGGCTTCGAGGCTGGCGGTGTCGATGGCGACGATGGCGAGCCTGGTGTCGGGCGCGGCTCCGCGCCAGCCGGCGACACCGCGCAGCATTGCGTCGAAGACGCGTTCGCGCAGTGTCTCGCGCCAGGCCGCCGGCGCGGCGAGCGACAGCACCAACACGCAGAAACCGGCGAGCAGGCCGGCAAGCACGGGCCGCGACAGCCACCGCCATCGTTCAGACATCGCCGATTCCGGCGCATTTCGCCAAGGCATCGGGATCGCAGAAGATGCGGTCGGAGGTGCGGCGGATAGCGCCGGCCTGTTCGAGCGCGCCGAGCGCCGCATTGACCTTGGGGCGGCTGGCGCCAAGCAGTTGCGCCAGCTCGCCCTGGGAGAACGCCATGTCGAGCGGCAGGCGTTTGCCGGGCGACGGCCGGCGCCCACCCAGCCCGACGAGCAGGAAGCGCGCCAGCCTGACCTCTATCGAATAGAGCGCGATGCCTTCGAGCTGGTCGGTGGTCTGGCGCAAGCGCCGGCAGAGGAAGGCGATGATGCCTGCGGACATCTCGGGATAGCGGCCGGCAAGCTGATCGAGCTGTGCCCGTCTCAGCCCATAGGCAACGACAGCCGTCAGTGCGACAGCATCGGCGCTGCGTTCGCCGCCATCGAGCACCGCGATCTCGCCAAGGAGCTCGCCCCGGACGGCATGGCGGACGCTCAGTTCGCGGCCATCCTCCGTCGTCACCGCCAGCCTGACGCGGCCCTCCCCGACGAGAATGAGCTGGTCGCCGCGGTCCCCGCGAGAGAACAGCATCTGGCCCTGCTCGAAGCGCTGCTCGCGGAATTCCCCGGCACAGGCCGACAGAGCCTCGGGCGCGAGCCGCGCGAAGAACGCGGCCTCGCCCAGCATCGCGGCGATGGCGGCATGGTCCATCGAGGCCCCTCCGGCTTGCATCAGGAGCGCTTCGTCACTCGACCTGCGCCAGCGCCGCGCGAATGCGCGCCTCGCCCCAGGCGCGGGCCGGCGTCGGCATGGCGCCCCGCCGTGCGATATCGGTGCCCTCGCCCGCCGCGAGCACGACCTCGCGGCCGGCGGCACGCACGGCGACCTCGCCGCGCAAGACCAGCACGCCGAAGACGCCATTGCTCGGCCCGGCGAAGAAACGCGTGCCCCGCACCGCGATCAGACCATATGAGGAGCGAACGCGAATCCGGCCGGCCTCGCTGCCGGGCGCCTTATCGACCAGTAGCGCGCCGGCACCGAGCGTGATGGTGCCGCCGGCATCGACGATGAAACGATCGATCGTGATCCGTGCCTTTTCGCCGAGGCGAAGCTCGGTCGCGCGGCCGAGCCGGAAACCGGCCCGGGCGCCGTCGCCGGTCTCGACCCGGTCCCCGACGAAGACCGGGCCCTCGGCGGCAAGCATGCGCCGCGCCTCCCTGAGCTCCGCGACTGCGTCGCCGCGCACATCCGTCACCAGACCCGCCGGAATCTGCCCAGCCGCCGGGGCCTGTGCACCCGCCGAGGCCTGTGCGAAGGCCGCGGCGGGCAGGCCAGCCACGCCGAACAGCGACGCCGCCCCGAGCAGGCGGCGCCGGTCGATGGCCCAGCTCTCATCGCAACTCATTCATGCCTCCGCTGCCCCATCTTTTCCGTGGCCTCCGCTTCGGCGCACATCCCGGTGGCTCGTACCGTAGGGTCAATTCATGCCCGCATGAAGGGGGCACGCGATCTGTCACAGCGGAAACAGCGTCGGATCGCCGACCGGCCGCCATTGGCCGCGCTTCTCCTGGCGGACGTCATCGCCCTGCGCCGCTTGCGTCTCGCCCCCGCCATTGCGGGCATGGCGGCGACGCGCCGCCTGCGTCATCCTTCGCCATTCCAGCCGGCATGCCCGACGGGACCGACAAAGAGCGCCGCATGCGCCGTACAGGGAGGGATTTCATGACCCAGGACGAAAGCGACCTTCCCGGTCCCATCGACTTCACGGTTCCGACCGCTGACGGCGCGACCCTGCAAGCCTTCGCCGAAGGCCAGGGGCGGGTTCTGCTGCTGGTCAGCGGTCTCGGCGGCACGGCCGCGTTCTGGACCAGCATCTCGGCGACGCTGGCCCGCTCCTTTCGCGTCATCCGCTTCGACCAGCGCGGCATCGCGGCGAGCACGCGCGGCAAGGCCGCCTGCAGCATCGACGAGCTGGCACGGGACTGCCTTGCCCTGCTCGATCAGGCCGGGGTCGAACGCGCGATGGTGCTGGGTCATTCGACCGGAGGCTGCATCGCCCAGGCGCTGGCGCGACAGGCTCCAGAGCGCATCGACGGGCTGATCCTGAGCGGGGGCTGGCTGAAACCGAGCCGCTACATGGCCGGATATTTCGGGGCGCGCCGTGCCATCCTCGAAAGCAATCCCGAAGCCTATGCCGCCAGTTCGGTGCTCTGCGCCTATCCGCCGGCCTGGATCGAGGCGAACTGGCATGTCTTCGAGGCGGCGCTGGCCGCGGCGCCGGCCACCGCGCAGGCGCAGGCCGCGATGCGCGAGCGCATCGACGCGCTGCTGTCCTTCGACGGCTCCGCCGAGGCCGCAGCGCTCGCCATGCCGATCCTCGTGCTCGGCGCGCGCGACGACATGGTGGTTCCGGCTTTCCTGCAGGAGGAGCTCGCGGCCGCCCTTCCCGGTTGCAGCAAGACCATGCTCGACACCGGCGGCCATCTCTTCCCGGTCTCGCGACCGGACGCCTTCACCGCCACCGTCGCCGACTGGATCGGCCGTCTCGGCTGATCGTGCGGGCGAGGCCGCCCGCGTCGAATTGGCTCATAGGCGCCGCGCTGCGTTGCATTATTCCAGTTCAAGGACCTGATGCCATGCCACCGGGTCCGGTCCCCGAACTGGACCAATGCCGCAGCAAGGATATCCCATGCACGCCATCGCCCGCATCGCGCTTTTCGTTGCCCTCGCCGCCCCGGCCCTCGCCACCCCGCTGCCCGCCTTCGCACAGGACATCGCCGCGGGCGAGCGCTCCTGGAACAAGTGCCGCGCCTGCCACCAGATCGGCGAGACGGCGAAGAACCTCGTCGGCCCCCAGTTGAACGGGCTGATCGGGCGCCATTCCGGAGCGGTGGAGGGCTACAGCTATTCCGCGGCCAACAAGAACTCGGGCATCACCTGGGATGAGGCCGTCTTCGCCGAGTACATCAAGGATCCCAAGGCGAAGATTCCAGGCACCAAGATGATCTTTCCGGGAATCAAGAACGAGCAGGAAATCAAGGACCTGACCGCCTTCCTCAAGCAGTACGACAAGGACGGCAAGAAGCTGTAACCGGCGCCGCACCTCACCCGCTGCCCACAGCCTATCCGAGGCATAGATACAGCCTATTGGACCGCGCGCGGCCTTCCTTCCTATCGTCGCCCTGGCATAGCTCTCCCGCCTCGGCCGAGGCGGGAGACGACCAGAGGCCGAATGGCCCGGATTTTGCCGGACAGAATGGCGCGCTTCGCAGGACAGCAATGGCTGTGCGGCGGCGCCGGGCTGTGATCTATTCGAGCCGGACGGTGCCTGAGGGGGCCCGCCGATGATGCGACTGTTCCAGGTTAACGGGAGAACCACGATGACTTCAGCGATCCGCCGACAGCTTGCCCTCAAGGCGACCTTGGCCCTGACGACGGCGCTCGCCTTGGCACCGCTGACCGCGCTGGCGCAGACGCCGAAGTCCGGCGGCACGGTGCATGTCGTCGTCCAGCCCGAGCCACCGATGCTGATGCAGGGCCTCAACCAGAACGGCCCGACCAACATGGTCGCGGGCAACATCTACGAGTCGCTGCTGCGCTATGACGAGAAGCTGACGCCGATCCCCTCGCTCGCCAAGAGCTGGGAGATCTCGGCGGATTCCAAAGTCTATACGTTCAAGCTCCAGGAAGGCGTGACCTGGCATGACGGCAAGCCGTTCAGCGCCGACGACGTGGTGTTCTCGCTCGACAAGTTCCTGCGCGAGGTTCACCCGCGCTGGCGCCCGGTCGCCAACGGCCAGATCGAGAAGATCGAGAAGGTCGACGACCTGACCGTGAAGATCACGCTGAAGCAGCCCTTCGGTCCGCTGCTGCTGGCGATGGAAGCCGCCGGCGCGCCGATGATCCCGAAGCACATCTATGACGGCACCGACTACCGCGCCAATCCGGCCAACAACACCCCGATCGGCACCGGCCCGTTCAAGCTCAAGGAGTGGAAGAAGGGTTCCTACATCCACCTCGTGAAGAACGAGAGCTACTGGCAGAAGGGCAAGCCCCATCTCGACGAGGTCTACTGGCAGATCATTCCCGACGCCGCTGCCCGCGCCGTCGCCTACGAAACCGGCAAGATCGACGTGCTGACCGGCGGCTCGGTCGATGTCTACGACGTCGCCCGGCTCTCGAAGCTGCCCAACACCTGCGTCACCACCAAGGGCTGGGAGATGTTCGCTCCGCATGCCTGGCTGACGCCGAACATCGCCCGCGGCGGGCCGCTCGCCAACAAGCAGTTCCGCCAGGGCATGATGTATGCGATCGACCGCGAATTCGGGAAGGACGTGGTCTGGGGCGGCCTCGGCAAGCTGCCGACCGGGCCGATCTCGTCCAAGACGAAGTTTTACTCCGCCGACGTGCCGAAATACGGCTACGACGTCGCCAAGGCGAAAGAACTGGTCAAGGCCTCGGGCTACAAGGGCGAGCCGATCAAGCTTCTGGCGCTGCCTTATGGCGAAGTCTGGAGCCGCTGGGCCGAGGCCATCAAGCAGAACCTGACCGATGCCGGCATCAACGTCTCGATCGAGACCACCGATGTGCCGGGCTGGACGCAGAAGGCCAGCAACGGCGACTTCGACATGACCTTCAACTATCTCTACCAGCTCGGCGACCCGGCGACGGGCGTGGCGCGCAACTACGTCTCGACCAACATCATCAAGGGCAACCCGTTCGGCAACCAGGGCGCCTATATCAACCCCGAGGTCGACAAGCTCTTCGCCGATGCCGCGATCGCGCCGACCAACGAGGCCCGGCAGGAGCTCTACACCAAGGTGCAGAAGATCATGGCGGAAGAGGTGCCGGTGCTCTGGCAGCTCGAGATGGATTTCCCGACGATCTATCGCTGCAACGTCAAGAACCTCGTCACGACCGCGATCGGCGTGAATGACGGGTTCAGGGATGCGTGGAAGGACTGATCAGCGAGAACACGTCATGCTCGGGCGAAGCGAAGCGCAGACCCGAGCATCTCTCCCAGGAGATTCCCGGCTCTCCGCTTCGCTCTAACCGGGAATGACGGGCTGCACCGAATGAACCTCCTGCATTTCCTCTCCGGCCGGCTGGTGAAGGGCATTCTCGTGCTCTTCGCCATCGCCGTGCTGAACTTCTTCCTGATCCGTGCTGCGCCGGGCGATCCGGCGCAGGTGCTCGCCGGCGAGGCCGGGGCGGCGGATGCGCAGCTGCTTGAACAGCTGCGGGCGCGTTTCGGGCTCGACCAGCCGCTCACGACGCAGCTCTGGATCTACATCAAGGGCTACATGACCTTCGATCTCGGTTTCAGCTACCGGCAACAGCAGCCGGTGCTGACGCTGGTGCTCGACCGGCTGCCGGCGACTCTGCTGCTGACCGGGGCCGCCTTCGTCATCTCGCTCGGGCTCGGCGTGATCATGGGCGCGCTCGCGGCGCGCCGCGCCGGGCGCTGGTCCGACAGCCTGATCACCACGCTGTCACTGGTCTTCTACGCGACGCCGCTGTTCTGGATCGCGCTGATGAGCCAGATCGTGTTCTCGCTGAAATTCGGGCTCGTTCCGAATGTCGGCTACGAGACCATCGGGGCGAACTACACCGGGCTGGCCCGGGCGCTCGACATCGGCCACCACCTGATCCTGCCGGCGATGACGCTGGGCCTGTTCTTCACAGCCCTGTACGCCCGGATGATGCGCGCCTCGATGCTCGAGGTCGCAGGCGCCGATTTCGTCAAGACGGCGCGTGCCAAGGGTCTGTCTCCGGGAATCGTCTCGCGGCGGCATGTGGCGCGGAACGCGATCCTGCCCGTGGTGACGTTGGCCGGTTTGCAAGCCGGCCAGCTCGTCGGCGGCGCGGTACTGACCGAGACGGTCTTCGCCTGGCCCGGCATCGGCCGGCTGATGTTCGATGCGTTGGTGCAGCGCGATTATTCGGTGCTGCTCGGCGTGTTCTTCATGTCCTCGGCCATGGTCGTCGGCTTCAACATCATCACCGATCTGGTCTATCGGATCGCCGATCCGCGCATCGAGGCGACGTCGTGAGTTTCCCGGCATGAACTTCCTCAAGCGCTTCTGCCGCAATCGCGGCGCCGTGCTCGGCCTCGTCATCCTGCTGGCGGTCGTGGCCTTCGCGCTGCTGGCGCCGACGCTCTATCCGCAATCGCCGTGGCGGCCGGTGGCGCGGCCCTTCCTGGC contains:
- a CDS encoding cytochrome c family protein produces the protein MHAIARIALFVALAAPALATPLPAFAQDIAAGERSWNKCRACHQIGETAKNLVGPQLNGLIGRHSGAVEGYSYSAANKNSGITWDEAVFAEYIKDPKAKIPGTKMIFPGIKNEQEIKDLTAFLKQYDKDGKKL
- a CDS encoding alpha/beta fold hydrolase — encoded protein: MTQDESDLPGPIDFTVPTADGATLQAFAEGQGRVLLLVSGLGGTAAFWTSISATLARSFRVIRFDQRGIAASTRGKAACSIDELARDCLALLDQAGVERAMVLGHSTGGCIAQALARQAPERIDGLILSGGWLKPSRYMAGYFGARRAILESNPEAYAASSVLCAYPPAWIEANWHVFEAALAAAPATAQAQAAMRERIDALLSFDGSAEAAALAMPILVLGARDDMVVPAFLQEELAAALPGCSKTMLDTGGHLFPVSRPDAFTATVADWIGRLG
- a CDS encoding ABC transporter substrate-binding protein gives rise to the protein MTSAIRRQLALKATLALTTALALAPLTALAQTPKSGGTVHVVVQPEPPMLMQGLNQNGPTNMVAGNIYESLLRYDEKLTPIPSLAKSWEISADSKVYTFKLQEGVTWHDGKPFSADDVVFSLDKFLREVHPRWRPVANGQIEKIEKVDDLTVKITLKQPFGPLLLAMEAAGAPMIPKHIYDGTDYRANPANNTPIGTGPFKLKEWKKGSYIHLVKNESYWQKGKPHLDEVYWQIIPDAAARAVAYETGKIDVLTGGSVDVYDVARLSKLPNTCVTTKGWEMFAPHAWLTPNIARGGPLANKQFRQGMMYAIDREFGKDVVWGGLGKLPTGPISSKTKFYSADVPKYGYDVAKAKELVKASGYKGEPIKLLALPYGEVWSRWAEAIKQNLTDAGINVSIETTDVPGWTQKASNGDFDMTFNYLYQLGDPATGVARNYVSTNIIKGNPFGNQGAYINPEVDKLFADAAIAPTNEARQELYTKVQKIMAEEVPVLWQLEMDFPTIYRCNVKNLVTTAIGVNDGFRDAWKD
- a CDS encoding ABC transporter permease, producing MNLLHFLSGRLVKGILVLFAIAVLNFFLIRAAPGDPAQVLAGEAGAADAQLLEQLRARFGLDQPLTTQLWIYIKGYMTFDLGFSYRQQQPVLTLVLDRLPATLLLTGAAFVISLGLGVIMGALAARRAGRWSDSLITTLSLVFYATPLFWIALMSQIVFSLKFGLVPNVGYETIGANYTGLARALDIGHHLILPAMTLGLFFTALYARMMRASMLEVAGADFVKTARAKGLSPGIVSRRHVARNAILPVVTLAGLQAGQLVGGAVLTETVFAWPGIGRLMFDALVQRDYSVLLGVFFMSSAMVVGFNIITDLVYRIADPRIEATS